In Chryseobacterium sp., the genomic window CTATTTCAAGAGCAAGATTTACCGTAAACTATCCTGCGAGCTTTATGTTGGTCGCCTCCATGAACCCCAGTCCCAGCGGTTTTTTTCCGGATGATCCCAATAACACGTCCTCTGTATACGAAATGCAGCGGTATATGAACAAACTTTCCGGACCTCTCCTGGACCGGATTGATATTCATATAGAAGTTCAGAAGGTTGAATTTGAGCAGCTTTCAGAGAAAAGAAAAGGCGAGAAAAGCAAAGAGATAAGGGAGCGGGTTTTAAGAGCCAGGGATATTCAGAATGAGCGGTATCAGCATCTTAATATCAGCTGCAACGCCCAAATAGGCCCCAGAGAAATTGAGGTGTACTGTGAATTGGATACTGCCTCTTTCAGCCTTATCAAACGCGCCATGGAAAAGCTCAATCTTTCTGCCAGGGCATATGATAGGATATTGAAAGTCGCCAGGACGATAGCTGACCTTGAAGAATCTGAGAATATTCTGTCTTATCATATTTCCGAAGCGATACAATACAGAAGTCTGGACCGGGAATTCTGGAATGGATAACGGATCCGGACATCTTTTTCTGAGAAAAATTTTATACCGTGCCTACTTCCAGATCTATTTTAAGATTGATCGAAAAAGGATCGTTGTATACTTTGGGAACCCACTGAAACTGATCATTCACCTTATTAATATATCCTATGCCGGGCCATGGAAGATGGGCAGAGCAGATAAGTGTTCTGTTTTTATAACAATTTTCAAGAACTTTCTTACGGGTTTCAACTCCTGTTTCAAAGTCAATATCCCATTGGGTGCCCCAGTCCGGTTTTGCAATAAGCAGAGGAGAGTGAAAAATATCTACCACGTTGGTGATTGATATATTTCCGTCATTCACTGTATAAATAATATGACCTGGAGTATGTCCCGGAGCCGCCTCTGTTTGGATGCATGAGAACAGCCTATCTCCCATTTCAAATTTTGTAAGTCGGGCATCTATGGCTGAAAAGACTTTCCTAACCAAAGGAATGCTTGGCTTTCCTCCTTCAGGGTTTTTGCTTTTTTGAAAATCCGGTTCATCATCTGTCCAGAATTCAAATTCCGGGTTGGAAATATAATAATGCGCATTCGGAAATACAAAATCATCATTTTTAGAAAGGATCCCACCGATATGGTCTCTGTGAGCATGTGTAATCAGAATATCAGTGATCGAATCTGGAGTAAATCCCGCAGCACTAATGCTATGTAATAGTTTTCCTGCATTTTCATCATCATAAAACCCCTCTCCGGTGTCTACTAAAATAGTACGATCATCCGTTTTAACAATCATCACATTGATAGGAGCTTCATAATAAGCCTCGGATAAATAAAGACTGCGAAGTTCATTTTTTACAAGGTTTTGAGGGATGCCGGGGGCTAAAATAGGCTGGTGATATCCAATGCCAAAATATCCGTCAGAAAGTATAAAAATATCCAGTTCATTGCATGGAATATGTATGAATCCATGGTCTCTCTTCAGTTTTTGATCCATATTAATAATGAAGGGTGTTTTGTTTTTCACAAATTTAGAGAATATTTCAATACATTGATGTCATTACAGGGGTGTGCAGAAGAATTTTGCTTTTTAAATGTGCAATATGTTGTCATTCACTTTTTATTGTTGCATCTTTTAGAATATCAATTCCGGAATGGGGTACATGATAGTAATTATGTAACGCATGGTTTAAATTATTATGTTAAGTTTGATTACCATATTATCAAAAATATAACATTATGAAAATAACATCTTCGGATAGTTCTTGATTTTTATTGTCTATAAAATAAAATATTAGCGGTTAAAAGGTGTTTGCTGTATTTTAATAATAATTACTCCAAACGCCTGTAAGACCCTGAGTCAGGAATGCCAAGTCTCTGATATAAATTATCAGGAAACACATTTAGTCTATAAACTGTGTCTATTTTCCATGCCCGTTTGAATCTGTTTGGTAAAGCCATTTCTGTAGCTTTAAATATGACATTACGGATGAAAGGGCAAATGCCAAAAACTTTTAACCAATTTACTGTATTATAATGTCAAACACAACACCCACACTGGAAGGATCTTCAGTAGGTTCTGCCGTTTTGCTGTCTGCCGAGGACAGGGAAAAACTTTTACATAGATTTAATAAAACCGGATGGGATTACCTGGAAGAGGAAACGCTGGTGTCTCTTTTCCGGAAACAGGCTGACCTTCATCCTGAACATACCGCAGTGGTATGCCGGGGGCAGTCAGTAACGTATAAAGAACTTGATAAAAGAAGCAATCAGCTGGCCAACCAGCTATTGGAGAAAGGGATAAAAGAAGGAATGTATATTCCGGTATGGCTGGACCGTTCGTTAGAATGGGCAGTGGCAATTCTCACAGGGGCAAGCGCGCCTTATCAGTGGTGGTCCGGACTGGTAAAAAATTGTGTGGAATTCAAATCTTACCCTGCATTAACAGAGCTCAGAGAGGGTCTTATCACAGTAGACTATATGACCAAAGCCATGGCTCATATCACAAAAAATAAAGAAGCAATAGGTAAAAAATTCAACTTGATTGCCCGCCCGGAAACCAATCTTACCCTTGAAGCATTCTTTGGACTCATGAAAAAATACTATCCGTTCACCTTGAAAGGGCTTCCTTACAAAGAATGGAGAAAACAATGGGAGGATGACAGCAAAAACCGCCTGTATCCGCTGACCAGCCTTTTCAAAGATAATATGCATGAAGGATTGTCTACCGTGGAGCTTCACCAGAATACCTATGTGTGGGACTGTTCCAATGTTATTCAGTTCCTGGAAGGATCAGGGATCAAGGAACCTGTATTTGATAAAAACATGCTGGATTCCTATTTGAAGTATCTGGGAATACCGATTTCATAACTATTTTGTTTGAATCTAAAATCCGGACAGCGGAGCTGTCCGGATTTTTTAAGACAATATTCTGATAATAAAGAATTAATATGAAAGCATCCGGTAATCATTTTATTTTTTGTCCGGATTCAAGAAAGAGGAAGTTTCCAGATGGCAGGAAAAGCCCTGCTTTATTTGGAGGATTTTTGCGGACTGATAAGAGTATCTCAGCTTTGTTTCAAATAAAAAGTAATTGTACCGGGTAAATAATACGTCGAGTTTTGTCGCAACGCCCAAAGATCTTTGCCTGAGACAAAAGGGAGAAATCCATACCGTATTTTGTTTAAAATAAACGATAAAGAATAGTAAATGAATAATTTTATTGTATTGGCTAAACATTTTGTAGCTAATGAAAGCGCAGTAGTAGATATTAAGCCGTTCGGATTTGGAAGTACGTTGGGGTCATTGGTATTTCAAAATAAATCCGGGCAGTCCGCAACATTTTTATGGCAGAAAAACCCGATCCCTGATAGTACGGAGAAAGCAGGATATTTCAAAGAAGTCGCCAATGAATTAGGGGTAAAAATAGCTCATTATGATGGTTTCATCACGGTTACCAATGGGGGAGGAGTGCAATATCTGAAAGGAGAAGTAAAGATTTAAAAGTATAAAAAGAGGATTTTAAATTCCCTTTTTACCGTCCAGGATCACCTGAATCATTTTAGTCTTTCTGTTTTCCCGTGTTTCCGGCTTTTTGGCCTCTTCGATCCAGCGTATATATTCTTTTATGAGTATAGCTCATTTTGTCAAATAGGCATTTGGCATTTGGATTTTCCTTAAAGACTAAGGCAATATCATCTGCAATTTCTACAGTTCTTTCTTCTTTATCTTCAGTAAGGGAAACTGAAACCTCATCTCCAAAAGTTTTGCCTAGCTGTCTTCTAATCTCCTGGGTCAAGCCTAGAATATGACAGTCGGTTTTCATTTTGACAAGACTTCCCCGGTATTCCGCCTTATTGTCAAAAACGGCTTTGATCTTTACCCTTCCTTTAGTATTGAAAAGGTCTCCCGTAGAAAAAGGAAATTCTATGAAAGCGGCATTCATTGCTCCATGCTGTTTTATAATGGCTGTAAATTCTATAGGGGAAAGGCTCATGATGGGATATTTCAATATTCAAAAATAAAAAAACCGTGAAAGTAAATTCCACGGTTTCAAAAATTGATCAAAAAAGATTATTTTTTCTTTGTTTTCTTAGGAGTTGTTGTAGTTCCTGAGTTTTTAGTTTTTGTATCAGCCGGAGTGTTTTCACTTCTTACAAGCTTTAATTCATCAACTAATCTTCTTGCACCCGCAAACTTATCAATAGTCCAAAGAACAAAACGAACGTCTACGTTGATGGTTTTTTGCCATTCAGGTTCAAATACGATATCACCGCTTAATGCTTCGCTGTTTCCGTCAAAAGCAATCCCAATAAGGTTTCCGTCCCCATCAATTACAGGAGAACCAGAGTTCCCACCGGTAATATCATTGTTAGAAAGGAAGTTGACTGGCATATAACCGGCAGCATCAGCATACTGTCCGAAATCTTTAAGGTTATAAAGGTCGATCACTCTTTGAGGAAGATCGAACTCTTCATCACCTTTCTTGTACTTGCCTACAAGACCAGTCATATCAGTATAGTAATTATCTGTAATTCCAAAATAGTTTCTGTCATTTCTGATAGGAAGTTTGTCTACAGTACCATAAGTTAACCTCATTGTAGAGTTAGCATCCGGATAGAATTTTTTCTCAGGCATAGCCTTTACTAGTCCTGCCAAGAACAGACGGTTGTTTTTCGCAAAATTGTCATCTACCTTCACATATCTTTCATTGCTCATCTTGATATCAGCAACAATTCCGTTTGCTGTTTTCCAAAGTGGATCAGCATCCAGTTTTAATGCATCAGGATTCAATAAGAAGTTGGTTGCAGAAGTTTTGTTCGCAAAAATTGAAGAATAAGCAAGGTTTGAAACGGTTTTAGCATCTAATCCCAGAATGGTAGCAGAAGCCACTTCCGTGTTTTTCACTCTTGCCTGGTAAAGGCTTGTCATCGCAGCAAGCATTTCTCCTTCCAAAGACGGATTGAAGTTTTCATAAGCCGCTTTAATAGCTGCTTCTGTTTTAGCTTTCATGGCCAGTCTTCCCTGCATATCCTGAGCAGCATAAGCTTTAAGGGCAGATCCTACCTGTAGAGCAAGGGTCATATATTTTACATTTCTTGAAAACTGGGAAGCATAGTTTCTTTCAACATTTCTGTCTGAAACCTGTCTGTAGTAAGCATCAATATCTTCCAAAATGCCATCATAAGCATCATTTCCTGGCATTGCAGACCATTTTCTGTAAGTATCCTCAATTTTCTGCTTGTCGGAAATCGTTCCGTTTTTATTTACCGCATCAATTGTTCCCTGTCTGTTTTTCCAGTAGTTGGCTACAGAAGCATATTGAGAAGCATAGTTAAGCTGAGTTGCTTTATCCTTATCCATATACTTTTTCATAACATCCATCGCCACTTTAGAAGCTTCTACCCATGCCGGGTAATCTTTGTTTACCATTTGCTGAATTCCGTAAGAAGTCAGGTAACGGTTTGTTCTACCAGGATATCCTAAGATCATAGAGAAATCACCAGGCTTAATTCCTTTAAGAGAAACCGGAAGAAAGTGCTTAGGCTTCAAAGGAGTGTTGCTTGGAGAATATTCAGCAGGGTTTCCTGCAGCATCAGCATAAACTCTGAAAACCGTGAAGTCTGCAGTATGTCTCGGCCACTCCCAGTTATCGGTATCACCTCCAAATTTTCCTAATGAAGAAGGTGGAGCTCCTACTAATCTGATATCTTTATAATCCTGGTATACAAAATAGTAAAATTCATTTCCATTGAAGAAATCTTTTACCATTACAGTATATTTTCCGTTTTCAGAGTTTTCAGTTTGGATGGCTTTGGTTTCAGCATCGATAACCGCTTTTCTCTCCGCTCCGGTCATATTGTTGTTTAGCTTAGACGTGATTCTTTGGGTAGCATCATCCATTCTCACTAAAAATCTTACATACAGATCTTTTGCGTTGAATTCGTCTTTTTGTTTCATTGCCCAGAAACCATTCTTCAGATAGTCTTTTTCTGGTGTAGAGGCAGCCGCAACAGCGCCGTAACCGCAGTGGTGGTTGGTAAATATCAGTCCTTTGTCAGAAACAATTTCACCAGTACAGAAACCTCCAAAGCTTACGATCGCATCTTTTAAACTTGAATTGTTTACTGAATAAATTTCTTCAGGCGTAAGGTGTAGACCCTCTTTTTGCATGTCAACGCCGTTGAGTCTTTTGATGAGCATTAGCAGCCACATCCCCTCATCCGCCCTCATTTGAGCAAAGCTCAATAAGAAAGTGAATAGTAGAAATAGTCTTTTCATTTTATAAAAAATTTTTGTGTCGCTAATTTACTAATTTTTACGAGATTCAGTCCCGGATTGGTATGAAAATGGGATGATAATGCGCATGAAAAAAATACTATTATCACTTTTTACAGTTTTGCTTTTAGGAGCAGTCTTCAATTGTTCCGCTGTACCGGATAAAAATCCGTCTCTGCAGAGACAGTGGATGCTGGTCTCTTTTAACGGGTTCACCAAAGATCAATTGATTGATCATAAAGCTGAAATCGATCTGAAATCCAGGTTAGAAAACGGCAAAATACAGGGAAGTGCCTACATGGGCTGCAACAGAATGTCTTTTACTTCTGAGTTTAAAAAAGGAGGAAAGGTAAAAATTTCAAATGGGGCAAGTACAGCAAAAGCCTGCGAGAATATGGAGCTGGAAGCGGCTTTTCAGAAGAATTTTGACTCGATGACGAAATATTCAGTGGAAGGACATTTTCTTACGCTGTCTGATGAGCATGGAAATTCAATGAAGTTTGTTGCTGCTGATTGGGATT contains:
- a CDS encoding MBL fold metallo-hydrolase — protein: MKNKTPFIINMDQKLKRDHGFIHIPCNELDIFILSDGYFGIGYHQPILAPGIPQNLVKNELRSLYLSEAYYEAPINVMIVKTDDRTILVDTGEGFYDDENAGKLLHSISAAGFTPDSITDILITHAHRDHIGGILSKNDDFVFPNAHYYISNPEFEFWTDDEPDFQKSKNPEGGKPSIPLVRKVFSAIDARLTKFEMGDRLFSCIQTEAAPGHTPGHIIYTVNDGNISITNVVDIFHSPLLIAKPDWGTQWDIDFETGVETRKKVLENCYKNRTLICSAHLPWPGIGYINKVNDQFQWVPKVYNDPFSINLKIDLEVGTV
- a CDS encoding META domain-containing protein is translated as MKKILLSLFTVLLLGAVFNCSAVPDKNPSLQRQWMLVSFNGFTKDQLIDHKAEIDLKSRLENGKIQGSAYMGCNRMSFTSEFKKGGKVKISNGASTAKACENMELEAAFQKNFDSMTKYSVEGHFLTLSDEHGNSMKFVAADWD
- a CDS encoding S46 family peptidase; this encodes MKRLFLLFTFLLSFAQMRADEGMWLLMLIKRLNGVDMQKEGLHLTPEEIYSVNNSSLKDAIVSFGGFCTGEIVSDKGLIFTNHHCGYGAVAAASTPEKDYLKNGFWAMKQKDEFNAKDLYVRFLVRMDDATQRITSKLNNNMTGAERKAVIDAETKAIQTENSENGKYTVMVKDFFNGNEFYYFVYQDYKDIRLVGAPPSSLGKFGGDTDNWEWPRHTADFTVFRVYADAAGNPAEYSPSNTPLKPKHFLPVSLKGIKPGDFSMILGYPGRTNRYLTSYGIQQMVNKDYPAWVEASKVAMDVMKKYMDKDKATQLNYASQYASVANYWKNRQGTIDAVNKNGTISDKQKIEDTYRKWSAMPGNDAYDGILEDIDAYYRQVSDRNVERNYASQFSRNVKYMTLALQVGSALKAYAAQDMQGRLAMKAKTEAAIKAAYENFNPSLEGEMLAAMTSLYQARVKNTEVASATILGLDAKTVSNLAYSSIFANKTSATNFLLNPDALKLDADPLWKTANGIVADIKMSNERYVKVDDNFAKNNRLFLAGLVKAMPEKKFYPDANSTMRLTYGTVDKLPIRNDRNYFGITDNYYTDMTGLVGKYKKGDEEFDLPQRVIDLYNLKDFGQYADAAGYMPVNFLSNNDITGGNSGSPVIDGDGNLIGIAFDGNSEALSGDIVFEPEWQKTINVDVRFVLWTIDKFAGARRLVDELKLVRSENTPADTKTKNSGTTTTPKKTKKK
- a CDS encoding AMP-binding protein encodes the protein MSNTTPTLEGSSVGSAVLLSAEDREKLLHRFNKTGWDYLEEETLVSLFRKQADLHPEHTAVVCRGQSVTYKELDKRSNQLANQLLEKGIKEGMYIPVWLDRSLEWAVAILTGASAPYQWWSGLVKNCVEFKSYPALTELREGLITVDYMTKAMAHITKNKEAIGKKFNLIARPETNLTLEAFFGLMKKYYPFTLKGLPYKEWRKQWEDDSKNRLYPLTSLFKDNMHEGLSTVELHQNTYVWDCSNVIQFLEGSGIKEPVFDKNMLDSYLKYLGIPIS
- a CDS encoding YdeI/OmpD-associated family protein yields the protein MLIKEYIRWIEEAKKPETRENRKTKMIQVILDGKKGI